A single region of the Methanobrevibacter sp. genome encodes:
- a CDS encoding CDP-glycerol glycerophosphotransferase family protein — protein MPTIKEIIRDLAIAAYKIGSIFIPVKDNVILFESSNGRNYTGNPKYIYEEMVRQGLDKKYKCIWSFQNPAIEIPGNGEKIKRSRFKFLYYSRRSKFWIFDSRHQYYLRKNKKTKYIQTWHGTPLKKLALDMEKVNMSGHQNIEKYRENFAKNTSAWDYLISQNSYSSEIFKRAFAFDGEMLEIGYPRNDILINENNETKINEIKNKLGIDKNKKIILYAPTWRDNEYYDSGVYKFATEMDFNAMKNALSDDYVLIVKFHYLVKDKINWEDYGDFVIECNEMWDIQELYLISDLLITDYSSVMFDYALLNRPILFFTYDMEFYKDNLRDFYFDINTVPGPLIETTDELVDFIKNNTKEEYFEKYGGKYQAFKEKYNEFDDGKASENIIKLIKEF, from the coding sequence ATGCCAACAATAAAGGAAATAATCAGGGACCTGGCAATTGCAGCATACAAGATCGGCTCAATTTTCATTCCAGTCAAAGACAATGTCATTTTATTTGAATCAAGCAATGGCCGTAATTATACTGGAAATCCCAAATATATCTATGAGGAAATGGTAAGACAAGGCCTTGATAAGAAATACAAATGCATCTGGTCTTTTCAAAACCCTGCAATCGAGATTCCTGGAAATGGGGAAAAAATTAAAAGATCAAGATTCAAATTTCTCTATTACAGCAGAAGAAGCAAGTTCTGGATATTTGATTCAAGGCATCAATACTACTTAAGAAAGAATAAAAAAACAAAATACATTCAAACATGGCATGGAACTCCTCTTAAAAAGCTTGCCTTGGATATGGAAAAGGTGAACATGAGCGGTCATCAAAATATAGAAAAATACAGGGAGAATTTTGCCAAAAACACTTCCGCATGGGATTATCTTATATCACAAAACAGCTATTCCTCTGAAATTTTCAAAAGGGCCTTTGCATTTGATGGTGAAATGCTTGAGATAGGCTATCCCCGCAATGATATTCTAATCAATGAAAACAATGAAACCAAGATAAATGAGATAAAAAATAAACTTGGTATAGATAAGAATAAAAAAATTATCCTTTATGCACCGACATGGAGAGATAATGAATATTATGACAGCGGAGTTTACAAGTTTGCAACAGAAATGGATTTTAATGCAATGAAAAATGCATTATCTGATGACTATGTTTTGATTGTGAAATTCCATTATCTTGTAAAGGACAAGATCAACTGGGAGGATTATGGAGATTTCGTTATTGAATGCAATGAAATGTGGGATATTCAAGAGCTTTATCTTATTTCAGATCTTCTAATAACAGATTATTCTTCCGTAATGTTTGATTATGCCCTATTGAACAGACCTATACTATTCTTCACATATGACATGGAGTTCTACAAGGACAATTTAAGAGACTTTTATTTTGATATCAATACCGTTCCCGGACCTCTTATAGAAACCACTGACGAACTTGTTGATTTTATCAAAAACAATACAAAAGAGGAATATTTTGAAAAGTATGGTGGCAAATATCAGGCTTTTAAGGAAAAATACAATGAATTCGATGATGGAAAGGCATCTGAGAATATAATAAAATTAATAAAAGAATTTTAA